The Amycolatopsis sp. DG1A-15b genome window below encodes:
- a CDS encoding Gfo/Idh/MocA family oxidoreductase, translating into MTNVPLRWGIMGTGGIAGAFARDLRLTGSGVVAAVGSRSAGSAGSFADQLGIPTRHGSYEALANDPGVDVVYVATPHPLHHANARLALEAGKPVLVEKPFTMNADEARDLVDLARTGNLFLMEAMWTRFLPHVRHIRELLPSLGDVVTVTADHGQWFAEDPAFRLFAPELGGGALLDLGIYPVSFASMILGPPARVAAMATPAFTGVDAQTSMLFGYESGAQAVLTCTLSAVSPTTATIVGTDARIEVDGPFYAPASFTVIPREGERSRFEYVDEGLGLRHEADEVAFRLAAGETESPLMPLDETVSIMTTMDEVLAATRT; encoded by the coding sequence ATGACGAACGTGCCCCTCCGCTGGGGAATCATGGGTACCGGCGGGATCGCCGGCGCCTTCGCCCGGGACCTGCGGCTCACCGGGTCCGGCGTGGTCGCCGCGGTCGGGTCGCGCTCGGCCGGGAGCGCCGGGAGTTTCGCCGACCAGCTGGGTATCCCCACCCGGCACGGCAGTTACGAAGCCCTCGCGAACGATCCGGGCGTCGACGTCGTCTACGTCGCCACGCCGCACCCCCTGCACCACGCCAACGCCCGGCTCGCGCTCGAAGCCGGCAAGCCCGTGCTCGTCGAGAAGCCGTTCACGATGAACGCCGACGAGGCCCGCGACCTCGTCGACCTGGCGCGGACCGGGAACCTCTTCCTGATGGAGGCGATGTGGACGCGCTTCCTGCCGCACGTCCGGCACATCCGCGAGCTCCTGCCGAGCCTCGGCGACGTCGTCACCGTCACCGCTGATCACGGGCAGTGGTTCGCCGAGGACCCCGCCTTCCGGCTGTTCGCTCCCGAACTGGGCGGGGGTGCCCTGCTCGACCTCGGGATCTACCCCGTCTCGTTCGCGTCGATGATCCTCGGGCCGCCCGCGCGCGTGGCCGCGATGGCGACGCCCGCCTTCACCGGTGTCGACGCCCAGACGTCGATGCTGTTCGGCTACGAGAGCGGGGCGCAAGCCGTCCTGACCTGCACGTTGAGCGCGGTCTCGCCGACCACCGCGACGATCGTCGGCACGGACGCGCGCATCGAGGTCGACGGGCCCTTCTACGCTCCCGCCTCCTTCACCGTCATCCCGCGCGAAGGGGAGCGAAGCCGCTTCGAATACGTCGATGAGGGTCTTGGCCTGCGGCACGAGGCCGACGAAGTGGCGTTCCGGCTGGCCGCCGGGGAGACCGAGAGCCCGCTGATGCCGCTGGACGAGACCGTCTCGATCATGACGACCATGGACGAGGTGCTGGCCGCGACCAGGACGTGA
- a CDS encoding DUF2339 domain-containing protein yields MTLSGMTTEADVLLRLAGEIDDLGRRLALVGSELRTARDVQPEQAGRAEQPAQAGQPEQTPQPEQARQPEPQPRAQPQPQTQPQPQPQPQPQPQPRPMRPDSVPWPQYQWQPPPQQQYVPPPQQHYAPAPSPYLPVPRPTLGEKLGREGAGSRVLAWVGGAVTLLGVVLLLVLAVQRGWLGPLPRVLVGAGFGLALTGTGVWLHRKPAGRTGAFALAATGIATLYLDVVAATTLYEFLPVLAGLAAGLAVAVGGLLVAVRWESPLLATAVVIGCVVCAPMIAGGFTPELVTFLLMVQLAAAPVQLRRDWPSLTLATGVPPLLASVISTAWLGGGGSWANTAAAGGAGVASVVLALIVLRRRENDPAALSLLATAVLPTLVAAVLLPKAQAVPITAGAGVVLLAVWAARRWWPGFAGQVAGLAGLVAILQATVTQFDGPVRAGVLLGEALLLVVAAVGGRNRGALAAALGFASIGGLLGVVFDVTPALLIVPRTHSVAELTGALAVAALILAVSVVLPWAAARLAVFRGPAEDLPIWLLAGVSALYGAAGVVLCGALLAVPGRTGFLLGHALITVSWTIAALVLLLRGIDVVALRVSGLILVGAAVLKLVLFDLAALDGLARVGAFLGAGLVLLAAGTRYARRVASR; encoded by the coding sequence GTGACCCTGTCCGGTATGACCACCGAAGCAGATGTGCTCCTCCGGCTCGCCGGCGAGATCGACGACCTGGGGCGTCGTCTCGCCCTGGTGGGTTCCGAACTGCGGACCGCCCGGGACGTTCAGCCCGAGCAGGCCGGACGCGCCGAGCAGCCCGCGCAGGCCGGACAGCCGGAGCAGACGCCGCAACCGGAGCAGGCACGGCAGCCTGAGCCCCAACCGCGGGCCCAACCCCAACCCCAAACCCAACCGCAGCCGCAACCCCAACCGCAGCCCCAACCGCAGCCCCGGCCGATGCGGCCTGATTCGGTCCCGTGGCCGCAGTACCAGTGGCAGCCGCCGCCGCAGCAGCAGTACGTTCCGCCACCGCAGCAGCACTACGCTCCGGCGCCGTCGCCCTACCTGCCGGTGCCGCGGCCGACGCTGGGCGAAAAGCTCGGCCGGGAAGGCGCCGGCAGCCGCGTGCTCGCCTGGGTCGGCGGGGCCGTGACGCTGCTCGGCGTCGTGCTGCTGCTCGTGCTGGCCGTGCAGCGGGGCTGGCTCGGGCCGCTGCCGCGGGTGCTCGTCGGTGCCGGGTTCGGGCTGGCGCTGACCGGCACCGGCGTGTGGCTGCACCGCAAGCCCGCCGGCCGCACCGGGGCCTTCGCGCTGGCCGCCACCGGCATCGCGACGCTCTACCTGGACGTCGTCGCCGCGACCACGCTGTACGAGTTCCTGCCGGTGCTCGCCGGGCTCGCGGCCGGGCTGGCGGTCGCCGTCGGCGGACTGCTCGTGGCCGTGCGCTGGGAGTCGCCGCTGCTGGCCACCGCCGTCGTCATCGGCTGTGTCGTGTGCGCACCGATGATCGCCGGTGGGTTCACCCCCGAGCTGGTCACCTTCCTGCTGATGGTCCAGCTCGCGGCGGCGCCGGTGCAGCTGCGCCGCGACTGGCCGTCGCTGACGCTCGCCACCGGGGTCCCGCCGCTGCTCGCCTCCGTGATCAGCACGGCGTGGCTCGGCGGGGGCGGCAGCTGGGCCAACACCGCCGCGGCCGGCGGCGCCGGGGTCGCGTCCGTCGTGCTCGCGCTGATCGTGCTGCGCCGCCGCGAGAACGACCCTGCGGCGCTTTCGCTGCTGGCCACGGCGGTGCTGCCGACGCTCGTCGCGGCGGTGCTGCTGCCGAAGGCGCAGGCGGTGCCGATCACGGCCGGGGCGGGCGTGGTGCTGCTCGCCGTCTGGGCGGCGCGCCGCTGGTGGCCCGGGTTCGCCGGGCAGGTGGCCGGGCTGGCCGGGTTGGTCGCGATCCTGCAGGCGACGGTCACCCAGTTCGACGGCCCGGTGCGCGCCGGGGTGCTGCTCGGCGAGGCGTTGCTGCTGGTCGTGGCCGCGGTGGGCGGCCGCAACCGGGGCGCGCTCGCCGCCGCGCTCGGGTTCGCGTCGATCGGCGGCCTGCTCGGCGTGGTCTTCGACGTCACGCCCGCGCTGCTGATCGTGCCCCGCACCCATTCGGTCGCCGAGCTGACCGGCGCGCTCGCGGTCGCCGCGCTGATCCTCGCCGTGTCGGTCGTGCTGCCGTGGGCCGCCGCGCGCCTGGCGGTGTTCCGCGGCCCGGCCGAAGACCTGCCGATCTGGCTGCTCGCCGGGGTTTCGGCGCTCTACGGCGCTGCCGGGGTCGTGCTCTGCGGGGCGCTGCTGGCAGTCCCCGGCCGGACGGGGTTCCTCCTCGGCCACGCGCTGATCACCGTGTCCTGGACGATCGCGGCGCTCGTGCTGCTCCTGCGCGGGATCGACGTCGTCGCGCTGCGGGTGAGCGGGCTGATCCTGGTCGGCGCCGCGGTGCTCAAGCTGGTGCTGTTCGACCTGGCGGCGCTGGACGGCCTGGCCAGGGTCGGTGCGTTCCTCGGCGCGGGGCTGGTGCTGCTGGCGGCCGGGACGCGGTACGCGCGGCGGGTCGCGTCGCGCTGA
- a CDS encoding VC0807 family protein: MTTNQPASAPLKNLAIEIAVPLGVYYGLHSLGASDFTALALSGVFPLARTLYQFAKDRTLNGLAIVVLVTNVVGMLLTFVSGDTRMMIAKDSLGSGITGLVILISAFTAQPIMTKALRPFLTHGKADHEEAWERLQGNRRFETVLRRGSYIWGVGFVLESAARVIGAFTLPVTTMVWLSTVIFVGSFTVIMLAAGLSAKEAGKMIAEEARPRELVAA; encoded by the coding sequence ATGACGACGAACCAGCCCGCAAGCGCCCCGCTCAAGAACCTCGCGATCGAGATCGCCGTTCCCCTCGGCGTCTACTACGGACTCCACTCGCTCGGTGCGAGCGACTTCACCGCGCTCGCCCTCTCCGGGGTCTTCCCGCTGGCCCGGACGCTCTACCAGTTCGCCAAGGACCGCACGCTCAACGGTCTCGCCATCGTCGTCCTCGTCACCAACGTCGTCGGCATGCTGCTGACCTTCGTCTCCGGGGACACCCGCATGATGATCGCCAAGGACTCGCTCGGGAGCGGGATCACCGGGCTCGTCATCCTGATCTCCGCCTTCACCGCGCAGCCGATCATGACCAAGGCCCTGCGCCCGTTCCTCACCCACGGCAAGGCCGACCACGAAGAAGCCTGGGAACGGCTGCAGGGCAACCGGCGGTTCGAGACCGTCCTCCGCCGCGGCAGCTACATCTGGGGTGTCGGGTTCGTGCTGGAGAGCGCCGCTCGCGTGATCGGTGCCTTCACCCTGCCGGTGACCACGATGGTGTGGCTGAGCACGGTCATCTTCGTCGGCTCGTTCACGGTGATCATGCTGGCCGCCGGCCTGAGCGCCAAGGAAGCGGGCAAGATGATCGCCGAAGAAGCCCGGCCGCGCGAGCTCGTGGCCGCTTGA
- a CDS encoding DUF6328 family protein — MPEHTGETRNEQLTRNIGELLQELRVAQAGVQILFGFLLSVVFTDRFHDASGFEKSLHLSAVALAVAATALLTAPAAWHRLLFRTGSRERILTVGNRLVLVGLVCLALAITSTVALIAKVVYGWIAMVIMAVLCLLIFGILWFVMPFRLHPDAQPTGPPK; from the coding sequence GTGCCCGAACACACCGGCGAAACCCGCAACGAGCAGCTCACACGCAACATCGGCGAGCTCCTGCAGGAACTGCGCGTCGCGCAGGCCGGGGTGCAGATCCTCTTCGGCTTCCTGCTGTCGGTCGTGTTCACCGACCGGTTCCACGACGCCAGCGGGTTCGAGAAGTCGCTGCACCTGTCCGCGGTGGCGCTCGCGGTGGCGGCCACGGCCCTGCTGACCGCGCCCGCGGCGTGGCACCGGCTGCTGTTCCGCACCGGCAGCCGGGAACGGATCCTGACCGTCGGCAACCGGCTCGTGCTGGTCGGGCTGGTCTGCCTGGCCCTGGCGATCACGTCCACGGTCGCGTTGATCGCCAAGGTGGTCTACGGCTGGATCGCCATGGTGATCATGGCCGTCCTGTGCCTGCTGATCTTCGGGATCCTGTGGTTCGTCATGCCCTTCCGGCTGCACCCGGACGCTCAGCCGACGGGCCCGCCCAAGTAG
- the dusB gene encoding tRNA dihydrouridine synthase DusB, with product MEDVTATLSKPALKIGPYEVDPPVVLAPMAGITNVAFRQLCAEYGAGIYVCEMITARAVVERHPGTMHMMTFGANEKPRSMQLYGVDPKTMAEAVRIIVGEGLADHVDSNFGCPVAKVTRKGGGAALPFKRKLFEAIVRESVKAAGDTPFTVKFRIGIDDDHRTFLDAGRIAEAEGAAAVSLHARTAAQRYSGQADWTKIAALKEAVTSIPVLGNGDIFSAADALRMVDETGCDGVVVGRGCLGRPWLFGELEAAFAGRPLPTPPNLGEVAAVLRRHTELLIEHDGHDKAMRDIRKHMAWYLMGFPVGSELRRGFAMLSSMDQLDDLIAQLDHDAPFPEAATGPRGRQGSPGKVTLPHGWLDDPDDDCVPEAEDMHSGG from the coding sequence ATGGAGGACGTGACCGCGACCTTGAGCAAACCCGCCCTGAAGATCGGCCCCTACGAGGTCGATCCCCCGGTCGTGCTCGCGCCCATGGCCGGCATCACCAACGTCGCCTTCCGCCAGCTGTGCGCCGAGTACGGCGCGGGCATCTACGTGTGCGAAATGATCACCGCCCGCGCCGTCGTCGAACGGCACCCCGGCACCATGCACATGATGACCTTCGGGGCGAACGAAAAGCCCCGGTCCATGCAGCTCTACGGGGTCGACCCGAAGACCATGGCCGAAGCCGTCCGGATCATCGTCGGCGAGGGCCTGGCCGACCACGTCGACTCCAACTTCGGCTGTCCCGTCGCGAAGGTGACGCGCAAGGGCGGCGGGGCGGCGCTGCCGTTCAAGCGAAAGCTGTTCGAAGCCATCGTGCGTGAGTCCGTGAAAGCGGCCGGGGACACGCCGTTCACGGTGAAGTTCCGGATCGGCATCGACGACGACCACCGCACCTTCCTCGACGCCGGCCGCATCGCCGAAGCCGAGGGCGCCGCCGCCGTCAGCCTGCACGCCCGCACCGCCGCCCAGCGCTACTCCGGCCAGGCCGACTGGACCAAGATCGCCGCCCTCAAGGAAGCCGTGACCAGCATCCCGGTGCTCGGCAACGGCGACATCTTCTCCGCCGCCGACGCCCTGCGCATGGTCGACGAAACCGGCTGCGACGGCGTGGTCGTCGGCCGCGGCTGCCTCGGCCGCCCGTGGCTGTTCGGCGAGCTCGAAGCCGCCTTCGCCGGACGCCCCCTGCCGACCCCGCCGAACCTGGGCGAGGTCGCGGCCGTGCTCCGTCGCCACACCGAGCTGCTGATCGAGCACGACGGCCACGACAAGGCGATGCGCGACATCCGCAAGCACATGGCCTGGTACCTGATGGGCTTCCCGGTCGGCTCCGAGCTGCGCCGCGGGTTCGCGATGCTCTCGTCGATGGACCAGCTGGACGACCTCATCGCCCAGCTCGACCACGACGCCCCCTTCCCCGAAGCCGCCACCGGCCCGCGAGGACGTCAAGGGTCCCCCGGCAAGGTCACCCTGCCCCACGGCTGGCTCGACGACCCCGACGACGACTGCGTCCCCGAAGCGGAAGACATGCACTCCGGCGGCTGA
- a CDS encoding GntR family transcriptional regulator gives MYSKRQQLVGDLTDLIRSGRLAHGDRLPGENQLALQYQVSRGTVRSALSELQQLELISTQAGVGSFVTFDGVQLDQRIGWARALADAGAPVTTELLGIEAVEDVALEEEFGEQPYVAVRRLRRERERGVSLETATVPAVGPLADLPATGLQDGSLTKTLEAAGRISVGGDQWISTERLDACAAELLGRSIGELFLRAERTSVDIEGRLVERVVSLLDPDRFQFHLTFGHR, from the coding sequence ATGTACAGCAAGCGGCAGCAGCTGGTCGGCGACCTCACCGACCTGATCCGCTCCGGGCGGCTCGCCCACGGCGACCGCCTCCCCGGTGAGAACCAGCTCGCCCTGCAGTACCAGGTCAGCCGCGGCACCGTCCGCAGCGCGCTGTCCGAGCTCCAGCAGCTCGAGCTCATCTCCACCCAGGCCGGCGTCGGCTCCTTCGTCACCTTCGACGGCGTCCAGCTCGACCAGCGGATCGGCTGGGCCCGCGCCCTCGCCGACGCCGGTGCGCCGGTCACCACCGAACTGCTCGGCATCGAAGCCGTCGAAGACGTGGCCCTGGAAGAAGAATTCGGCGAGCAGCCCTACGTCGCCGTGCGGCGGCTGCGGCGGGAGCGCGAACGCGGGGTCTCGCTCGAAACCGCCACCGTGCCCGCCGTCGGACCGCTCGCCGACCTCCCCGCGACGGGCCTGCAGGACGGCTCCCTGACCAAGACCCTCGAAGCCGCCGGGCGGATCTCCGTCGGCGGCGACCAGTGGATCAGCACCGAACGCCTCGACGCCTGCGCCGCCGAACTGCTCGGCCGCTCGATCGGCGAGCTCTTCCTCCGCGCCGAGCGCACCTCGGTCGACATCGAAGGCCGGCTCGTCGAGCGCGTCGTCAGCCTGCTGGACCCGGACCGGTTCCAGTTCCACCTCACCTTCGGACACCGGTGA
- a CDS encoding ricin-type beta-trefoil lectin domain protein, which produces MGLLSALVVFAAPSSAAAAAPITKPPMGWNSWNSFAGAIDHTVIERQADALVTSGMKDAGYEYVNIDDGWWTGSRDAGGNITVDTAKWPGGMSAITAYIHSKGLKAGIYTDAGRNGCGYYYPTGHPAYPGTGAEGHYDQDFLQFSRWGFDYVKVDWCGGSAEGLNARNSYTAISDSIARATAQTGRPMVFSVCEWGGQQPWNWAPGIANLWRTSGDIIYWGEKPSMSRVLANFDAAQHASAQSPGHYNDPDMLVAGLPGFSDAQNRTHLSLWAISGAPLIAGNKPGEMTAATKAALTNPEMIAVDQDALGRQGTKVAEDASGLQVYQKVLSGTGRRAVVLLNRTGSAATITARWSSLGLTGSATVRDVWAGADRGTFASSYATSVPAGEAVLLTVTGSDGTPTGGGAITGKPSGRCLDVPNATSANGTQLQLWDCQGGPGQTWTRTATRQLTVYGNKCLDASGQGTANGTPVVIWDCNGQANQQWTVNANGTIAGVQSNLCLDASGQGTANGTKVLLWACNGQANQQWTVPAA; this is translated from the coding sequence ATGGGTTTGCTGTCCGCCTTGGTGGTCTTCGCGGCTCCGTCGAGTGCCGCGGCGGCAGCTCCGATCACCAAGCCGCCGATGGGCTGGAACTCCTGGAACTCCTTCGCCGGCGCGATCGACCACACCGTCATCGAACGGCAGGCGGACGCGCTCGTGACCTCCGGCATGAAGGACGCGGGCTACGAGTACGTCAACATCGACGACGGCTGGTGGACGGGCTCCCGCGACGCGGGAGGCAACATCACCGTCGACACCGCGAAGTGGCCCGGCGGGATGTCCGCCATCACCGCCTACATCCACAGCAAGGGCCTGAAAGCGGGCATCTACACCGACGCCGGCCGCAACGGCTGTGGCTACTACTACCCGACCGGACACCCCGCCTACCCCGGCACCGGCGCCGAAGGCCACTACGACCAGGACTTCCTCCAGTTCTCCCGCTGGGGCTTCGACTACGTGAAGGTCGACTGGTGCGGCGGCTCGGCCGAAGGCCTCAACGCCCGCAACTCCTACACCGCGATCAGCGACTCCATCGCGCGCGCCACCGCCCAGACCGGACGGCCGATGGTGTTCTCCGTCTGCGAGTGGGGCGGCCAGCAGCCGTGGAACTGGGCGCCCGGCATCGCCAACCTGTGGCGCACCAGCGGCGACATCATCTACTGGGGTGAGAAGCCCTCGATGTCGCGCGTGCTGGCCAACTTCGACGCCGCCCAGCACGCGAGCGCGCAGAGTCCCGGCCACTACAACGACCCCGACATGCTCGTCGCCGGCCTCCCCGGCTTCTCCGACGCGCAGAACCGCACACACCTGAGCCTGTGGGCGATTTCGGGCGCCCCGCTGATCGCGGGCAACAAACCCGGCGAGATGACCGCCGCCACGAAAGCCGCGCTCACCAACCCGGAGATGATCGCGGTCGACCAGGACGCGCTCGGCCGGCAAGGCACGAAGGTCGCCGAGGACGCTTCGGGGCTCCAGGTTTACCAAAAGGTGTTGTCCGGCACCGGTCGCCGGGCCGTCGTGCTCCTCAACCGCACCGGCTCCGCCGCGACCATCACCGCCCGGTGGTCTTCCCTCGGCCTGACGGGCTCGGCCACCGTGCGTGACGTGTGGGCCGGGGCCGATCGCGGCACCTTCGCCTCGAGCTACGCGACTTCGGTCCCGGCCGGGGAGGCGGTCCTGCTCACGGTCACCGGATCCGACGGCACGCCCACGGGCGGCGGGGCGATCACCGGCAAGCCGTCCGGTCGCTGCCTCGACGTGCCGAACGCGACGTCGGCGAACGGCACCCAGCTGCAGCTGTGGGACTGCCAGGGCGGCCCGGGCCAGACCTGGACCCGCACGGCGACCCGGCAGCTGACCGTCTACGGGAACAAGTGCCTCGACGCGTCCGGCCAGGGCACGGCCAACGGGACACCGGTGGTCATCTGGGACTGCAACGGCCAAGCCAACCAGCAGTGGACCGTGAACGCGAACGGCACGATCGCCGGGGTGCAGTCGAACCTGTGCCTGGACGCGAGCGGCCAGGGAACCGCGAACGGCACCAAGGTGCTCCTGTGGGCTTGCAACGGCCAGGCGAACCAGCAGTGGACCGTGCCGGCGGCGTGA
- a CDS encoding TIGR03667 family PPOX class F420-dependent oxidoreductase — translation MAQPKLTDRAGDSIAWLTTVTPKGRPAPRPVWFVLDGDDIVVFSEPGTAKLRHIEANPDVSFHFNSDEHGGSILVVNGKAHVEAGKASEAPGYLDKYGSHYAAIGLTADEFDARYSVRIRVVPERSWGF, via the coding sequence ATTGCACAACCGAAACTCACCGACCGCGCCGGCGACTCGATCGCCTGGCTGACCACCGTCACGCCGAAGGGGCGCCCCGCGCCCCGGCCCGTGTGGTTCGTCCTCGACGGCGACGACATCGTGGTGTTCAGCGAGCCGGGCACCGCGAAGCTCCGGCACATCGAGGCGAACCCCGACGTGAGCTTCCACTTCAACAGCGACGAGCACGGCGGCTCGATCCTCGTCGTCAACGGGAAAGCACACGTGGAGGCGGGCAAGGCGTCCGAGGCACCCGGGTACCTCGACAAGTACGGCTCCCACTACGCGGCGATCGGTTTGACCGCGGACGAGTTCGACGCCAGGTACTCCGTCCGCATCCGCGTGGTGCCCGAGCGTTCCTGGGGGTTCTGA